A single genomic interval of Cucumis sativus cultivar 9930 chromosome 5, Cucumber_9930_V3, whole genome shotgun sequence harbors:
- the LOC101208974 gene encoding granule-bound starch synthase 1, chloroplastic/amyloplastic has product MASMGAVSVSNFVSRSSLISHGATASETKMSLSVGGKNQVETHKGLKSLNNLDVLRKRTPASAICRTVSRKTDGLGGTAGKIVCEQGMNIVFVAAEVTPWSKTGGLGDVLGGLPPAMAARGHRVMTIAPRYDQYKDAWDTDVTVEIQVGDAILTVRFFHCYKRGVDRVFVDHPIFLEKVWGKTKSKLYGPNAGVDYDDNQLRFSLLCQAALLAPLVLNLNSSKYFSGPYGEEVVFVANDWHTALLPCYLKTMYQARGIYKSAKVAFCIHNIAYQGRFAFSDFSLLNLPDQFKSSFDFTDGYVKPVKGRKINWMKAGILESDRVLTVSPYYAQELVSGIERGVELDSILRLTTVTGILNGMDVQEWNPSTDKYIPIKFNAETVAEAKALLKEALQAEVGLPVDRNIPLIGFIGRLEEQKGSDILSAAIPNFIHEDVQLVVLGTGKKYLEKQLEELEIKYPDKARGVAKFNVPLAHLINAAADFLMIPSRFEPCGLIQLQAMPYGTIPLVSTTGGLADTVIDGYTGLQMGAFSVECETVSPADAAAIAKTVLRAVALFGTAAHKEMIQNCMAQDFSWKGPAKQWEKFLLGLGVENSQAGIEGEEIAPLAKENVATP; this is encoded by the exons ATGGCTTCGATGGGAGCTGTGAGTGTATCAAACTTTGTTTCGAGGAGTTCTCTCATCAGTCATGGGGCTACAGCCTCAGAGACTAAGATGAGCCTTTCTGTTGGCGGGAAGAATCAAGTAGAAACACACAAGGGATTGAAATCCTTGAACAATCTGGATGTGCTGCGGAAAAGAACTCCTGCAAGTGCAATTTGCAGGACTGTGAGTAGGAAAACTGATGGACTTGGTGGAACTGCTGGGAAAATTGTGTGTGAACAAGGGATGAATATAGTGTTTGTGGCTGCTGAAGTTACTCCATGGAGCAAAACTGGTGGGCTTGGTGATGTTCTTGGAGGATTGCCTCCAGCAATGGCT gCTAGAGGGCATCGTGTCATGACGATAGCTCCTCGCTATGATCAGTACAAAGATGCTTGGGACACGGATGTAACAGTCGAG ATTCAAGTTGGGGACGCAATTTTAACTGTGCGGTTTTTCCATTGCTACAAACGAGGGGTTGATCGAGTATTTGTTGATCACCCAATATTTCTGGAAAAG GTTTGGGGCAAAACTAAATCCAAACTTTATGGGCCGAATGCAGGCGTGGATTATGATGACAATCAGTTGCGATTTAGTCTATTGTGCCAG GCTGCTCTGTTGGCGCCTTTGGTTCTAAATTTGAACAGCAGCAAATATTTTTCAGGACCATATG GGGAGGAAGTTGTCTTCGTTGCCAATGATTGGCACACAGCTCTTCTTCCATGTTACTTGAAAACCATGTATCAAGCAAGGGGAATTTATAAAAGTGCCAAG GTTGCTTTCTGCATCCACAACATTGCTTACCAAGGAAGATTTGCTTTCTCAGACTTTTCCCTTCTGAATCTGCCTGATCAATTCAAGAGTTCCTTTGACTTTACTGATGG GTATGTAAAGCCTGTGAAGGGAAGAAAGATCAACTGGATGAAGGCTGGGATATTGGAATCTGACAGGGTGTTGACTGTTAGTCCATACTATGCCCAGGAGCTTGTTTCTGGAATTGAGCGAGGTGTTGAATTGGATTCCATTCTTCGTTTGACCACTGTTACTGGTATATTGAATGGCATGGATGTTCAGGAGTGGAATCCTTCCACTGACAAATACATTCCCATCAAATTCAATGCTGAAACT GTTGCGGAAGCTAAAGCTCTTTTGAAAGAAGCTCTTCAAGCAGAAGTTGGATTGCCTGTTGACAGGAACATCCCTTTGATAGGGTTTATTGGTAGACTTGAGGAGCAAAAGGGATCAGATATCCTATCAGCAGCTATTCCAAACTTCATTCATGAAGATGTTCAATTGGTGGTCCTT GGAACTGGCAAGAAATACTTGGAGAAACAGCTTGAAGAGCTAGAGATAAAATATCCTGACAAAGCTAGGGGGGTAGCAAAATTCAACGTTCCTTTAGCACATCTCATAAATGCTGCAGCTGATTTCTTGATGATTCCAAGTAGATTCGAACCCTGTGGTCTTATCCAGTTGCAAGCTATGCCTTATGGAACA ATTCCCTTGGTAAGCACAACTGGTGGACTTGCCGACACTGTTATTGACGGTTATACAGGTCTCCAAATGGGTGCTTTCAGCGTCGAA TGTGAAACAGTTTCTCCAGCTGATGCAGCCGCGATTGCTAAAACTGTACTAAGAGCTGTTGCTCTCTTCGGCACCGCTGCCCACAAAGAAATG